A portion of the Symphalangus syndactylus isolate Jambi chromosome 13, NHGRI_mSymSyn1-v2.1_pri, whole genome shotgun sequence genome contains these proteins:
- the SULT2A1 gene encoding sulfotransferase 2A1 yields MSDDFLWFEGVAFPTMGFRSETLRKVRDEFVITDEDVIILTYPKSGTNWLAEILCLIHSKGDPKWIQSVPIWERSPWVESEIGYKALNEQEGPRFFSSHLPIQLFPKSFFSSKAKVIYLMRNPRDVLVSGYFFWNHMKFVKKPKSWEQYFEWFCQGTVVYGSWFDHIHGWMPMREEKNFLLLSYEELKQDTRRTVEKICQFLGKTLEPEELNLILKNSSFQSMKENKMSNYSLLSVDYVVDKAQLLRKGISGDWKNHLTVAQAEAFDKLFQEKMADLPRELFPWE; encoded by the exons ATGTCGGACGATTTCTTATGGTTTGAAGGCGTAGCTTTCCCTACTATGGGTTTCAGATCCGAAACCTTAAGAAAAGTACGTGATGAGTTCGTGATAACGGATGAAGATGTAATAATATTGACTTACCCCAAATCAG gAACAAACTGGTTGGCTGAGATTCTCTGCCTCATTCACTCCAAGGGGGACCCCAAGTGGATCCAATCTGTGCCCATCTGGGAGCGATCACCCTGGGTAGAGAGTGAGATTGGGTATAAAGCACTCAATGAACAGGAGGGTCCACGTTTCTTCTCATCCCACCTCCCCATCCAGTTATTCCCCAAGTCTTTCTTCAGTTCCAAGGCCAAG GTGATTTATCTCATGAGAAATCCCAGAGATGTTTTGGTGTCTGGTTATTTTTTCTGGAATCACATGAAGTTTGTTAAGAAACCAAAGTCATGGGAACAATATTTTGAATGGTTTTGTCAAGGAACTG TGGTATATGGGTCATGGTTTGACCACATTCATGGCTGGATGCCCATGAGAGAGGAGAAAAACTTCCTGTTACTGAGTTATGAGGAGCTGAAACAG gacaCAAGAAGAACCGTAGAGAAGATCTGTCAATTCCTGGGAAAGACGTTAGAACCTGAAGAACTGAACTTAATTCTCAAGAACAGCTCCTTTCAGAGCATGAAAGAAAACAAGATGTCCAATTATTCCCTCCTAAGTGTTGATTATGTAGTGGACAAAGCACAACTTCTgagaaaag GTATATCTGGGGATTGGAAAAATCACCTCACAGTGGCCCAAGCTGAAGCCTTTGATAAACTGTTCCAAGAGAAGATGGCAGATCTTCCTCGAGAGCTGTTCCCATGGGAATAA